The genomic segment GCTGTTCACAGCACGCCGTCGGCGCAGGTAGCGCCATTGCAGGCCCGTAATCAGCAGCGGCTCGACGCGCTGCGCCAGACGGTGCTTGACGAAGGCCGCTGGCTATCCGCAGGTGAAGTCAGTATGGCCGCGGGCGCGGCGCTGAAAAATCCGAGCGCAACGGCGAACCGCTGGAAGCAGGCAGGGAAAGTGTTCGCCCTGCCAGTCAACGGTAAAGATCGCTACCCGGCCTGGGCGTTTGATGAAGGCGGTCAGCCGCTGCCCTCGCTAAAGTCCATTCTCGCGCTTTTTGGTGAGAAAACCCCCTGGGCCATCGCGCTTTGGTTTCACTCACCGAACGCCTGGCTTGAGGGCGAAAAACCCAAAGACCGCCTGAAAGCCGATCCGCAGGCGGTGCTGCGCGCCGCGCAGGCGGAATCTCAGGGGCCGGTGCATGGTTGATTTCACGGAAGACTGCCTGCCTGCGCCACCTGCCGATATGCAGGTGCCGCGCGTGACGGTATGGCCCGCAGGGAAGCGGATACTTCGCGTGCACAGCCGTCAGTTTTCAGGTGATGCATTCAACCCCGGCCTCGGCAACGCGCGCTTCAGCCCGCTGTTCCATGCAAATGGTCACGCCATCCCCACGCTTTATGGCGGCATTGAGGCAGAAGTCGTGCTCATGGAGACACTGTTTCACGATGTGCCCGTCGGCTCGCTTGGCGCAAGTTTCGATTTGCACAAGGCCGCCGGGCTTTATATCAGTACTCTGATGCCGGGACGTCCCCTTTCTCTTGTCAATCTTACCCCTACGCTACTGCGCCGCTGGGGCGTCACCCAGGCCGCGCTGACGGCAAGCTCTCCGCTGTGCTACCCGCAGACCCGCCTGTGGGCGCGCGCTATCCACGCTGCGAATCCACAGGTTCATGGCATCAGTTGGGCATCGCGCCAGCACGGCGGCAAGGCGCTGATGCTTTTTGGCGATCGCATGAATGCCATCCCACTGGTATTACGCGAGAGCCTGCCATTGCCGGAAGGCGCGCTTGAGGTGATTTATCGGCTGGCTGATGAGATGGGGCTGGTGCTGGTCACCTGAACCGGCGTCCCTGCCGGTGTGTGAATCATATGGTGCGGTTTATTTCAGCGAGCCTTTCAGGAACTGTTGCAGACGCGGGCTTTGCGGGTTGTTAAAGAGCGCATCCGGCGGCCCTTCTTCTTCGATCTTGCCCTGATGCAGGAAAATGACATGTGACGAAACGTGGCGGGCAAACTCCATTTCGTGCGTCACCACGACCATCGTTTTGCCCTCTTCGGCGAGTTGCTGCATGATGCGCAGCACTTCGCCTACCAGTTCGGGGTCGAGCGCGGAAGTCGGTTCGTCAAATAACAGGACATCCGGCTCCATCGCCAGCGCCCGCGCAATAGACACACGCTGCTGCTGACCACCGGAGAGATGCACCGGGTATTTTCCCTGCGCACGCTCGTCGATGCCCACCTTCGCCAGGTATTTTATCGCCCGCTCGCGCGCGTCCTGTTTGTTTAATCCCAGCACCTGAATCGGCGCTTCCATGACGTTTTCGAGCACCGTCATATGGCTCCACAAATTGAAATGCTGAAAGACCATCGTCAGGCGCGTGCGCAGCAGTCGCAGCTGGTTTTTGTCCGCCACCTTGAGCTGTCCGTCTTTATCGCGTACCAGCATGATGTTCTGGTTATTCACCACAATGCTGCCTTCGCTCGGTTTCTCAAGAAAGTTAATGCAGCGCAGGAACGTACTTTTGCCGGAGCCAGAAGAGCCGATGATGCTTATCACATCCCCCGCGTTCGCTTTAAGCGACACGCCTTTTAGCACTTCATGTTCGCCGTAGCGCTTGTGCAGATCGGTAACGTTTAATTTATTTTCAGACATGCGTAGCCACTCAGTGCGTTGAAGCTGGTTTCAGGTGCCGCAGCCAGCGCTTTTCCGCCTTGCGGAACAGGCTTATCAGCACATAAGAGATAATTAAATAAAGCACCGCCGCGATGCCGAACGCC from the Cronobacter condimenti 1330 genome contains:
- a CDS encoding RES family NAD+ phosphorylase; the protein is MVDFTEDCLPAPPADMQVPRVTVWPAGKRILRVHSRQFSGDAFNPGLGNARFSPLFHANGHAIPTLYGGIEAEVVLMETLFHDVPVGSLGASFDLHKAAGLYISTLMPGRPLSLVNLTPTLLRRWGVTQAALTASSPLCYPQTRLWARAIHAANPQVHGISWASRQHGGKALMLFGDRMNAIPLVLRESLPLPEGALEVIYRLADEMGLVLVT
- a CDS encoding antitoxin Xre/MbcA/ParS toxin-binding domain-containing protein — its product is MSSRIHHAKRKEYPPEVSVEFVDVGHLVTARQETPAPWGRIQLSDIAGEDAGRYLMLKMPDDVDEEALDNDIRLAIVSAVTAVSQMKRAVHSTPSAQVAPLQARNQQRLDALRQTVLDEGRWLSAGEVSMAAGAALKNPSATANRWKQAGKVFALPVNGKDRYPAWAFDEGGQPLPSLKSILALFGEKTPWAIALWFHSPNAWLEGEKPKDRLKADPQAVLRAAQAESQGPVHG
- the hisP gene encoding histidine ABC transporter ATP-binding protein HisP; translation: MSENKLNVTDLHKRYGEHEVLKGVSLKANAGDVISIIGSSGSGKSTFLRCINFLEKPSEGSIVVNNQNIMLVRDKDGQLKVADKNQLRLLRTRLTMVFQHFNLWSHMTVLENVMEAPIQVLGLNKQDARERAIKYLAKVGIDERAQGKYPVHLSGGQQQRVSIARALAMEPDVLLFDEPTSALDPELVGEVLRIMQQLAEEGKTMVVVTHEMEFARHVSSHVIFLHQGKIEEEGPPDALFNNPQSPRLQQFLKGSLK